CTCCCTCGGCCGATCGCAACGTCGGAGGTAACCCGCTGCGAATGGCCGGACGCCGCTATCATCGAGGCCTGGGCACCGTGCCGGGCAATCGCATTGACTACTTGCTCGGCAAGGGATACGACCGCTTCAGCGGGGAAGTGGGCATCGATGATGCCACGACGGCCAAAGGGCGCGCGCGGTTCGAGATCCTTGCCGACGGTCATCTTCTCTTCAGCAGCGAGTCGCTGGCGGTCGGAGACAAGCCGCAGCGATTCAATGTGCCCGTCAATGGATGCCGGAGACTGACGCTGGCCGTTGTCAGGGTTGACGACGGCGACGGCCAAGTGCATGCCAACTGGGGCGACACGTATCTGCGAGCGTCGGCCACACCCGGTCGATGACATGATCCCGTATTAACGTTATCATGGTAACCGACAAACGCGCCTGTGTCCGGATGGAGGTCTTCAGATGAGAACACGCATTCTGGGATTATTCGTTCTGGCCTTGGTCATGACGGCTCTGCCGTCATGCAATTCATCGGCGGATGAAACCGATTCTTCCGCAACAGCGCCGCCGGACTATAAGCCGCCGGCGAAAGCCGCGGAACCCAAGCCTGCGCCCAAACCGGCTCCCGCCGCTGCCACTCCTGCCTCTCGACCGACCAACACACAGGTGGTCATCGAGACCAACATGGGAACGATGGTTGTGCGCCTCGATGACCAGCGCACGCCAATCACGGTGGCGAATTTCCTGCAGTATGTTGATGACAAGTTCTATGACAACACCATTATCCATCGGGTGGAGAGGAATTTCGTGATCCAGGGAGGCGGTTTTGACACCACCCTGCGCGAAAAGGAGACGCGTCCGCCGATAATCAACGAAGGCAAGAAAGGACGCCAGAATACTCGCGGCACCATCGCCATGGCCCGTACTTCCGAGCCCAACTCAGC
The genomic region above belongs to Phycisphaerae bacterium and contains:
- a CDS encoding peptidylprolyl isomerase produces the protein MRTRILGLFVLALVMTALPSCNSSADETDSSATAPPDYKPPAKAAEPKPAPKPAPAAATPASRPTNTQVVIETNMGTMVVRLDDQRTPITVANFLQYVDDKFYDNTIIHRVERNFVIQGGGFDTTLREKETRPPIINEGKKGRQNTRGTIAMARTSEPNSATCQFYINLKHNATLDGGYCAFGEVIEGMDVVDKIGAVPTENRGGAFTAIPIEQVVIRSIRRK